CCTGAAGCGAGGAGACAGCGAGGCCATCGCCTACGccttcttccacctgcagcactggAAGCGGGTAGAGGGGGCGCTCAACCTGCTCCACTGCACCTGGGAGGGCAGTGAGTACACCCAGGACCTGGCCTTCATCCAGCCCCCCCCATTGTTGCCACCATCTCATCAGTCAGAACGTTCTGTCAGGATTGAggacttttgttttctgtgtgtttatgtgcacgcTCCTGCTCTGCAGCGTTCAGAATGATCCCTTATCCTCTAGAGAAGGGTCACCTGTTCTACCCGTACCCCATCTGCACAGAGACGGCCGACAGAGAGCTGCTACCCAGTAAGAGACGCCCTGACACACACTTTAATAATTCTCAACCACAGAACATCAGTTTAAATTCCCCTGTTTTGCTCTAAAGTAacgttgtgcgtgtgtgtgtccgtgtggaAGCAGTGTTTcacgaggtgtcggtgtacccGAAGAAGGAGCTGcccttcttcatcctcttcacagCCGGCCTGTGTTCCTTCACCGCCATGCTGGCTCTGCTCACACACCAGTTTCCTGAACTCATGGGGGTGTTCGCGAAAGCTGTGagtacgcgcgcacacacacacacacacacacagacttgtgTAGGGAAAGGCCAAAAAGGGATTCAGACTTTTACAGCAAGATAAAGAAGTTCCATAAACTCTGCTGGTAGGAACAACAATAATTCTCCTCTTTTTGTGACATTGTGTGGTTTCAAACTACACTTTCTACTGGGGTAAAACTGGTTTGACTTTTACTGCACGTGTGAGCTGTTTATGGGGCTGATGGTCCAAgttcagaagctgctgctgccccccaaGGCCTCGGTGCTAAACACACCGTCGGCCGGTAGAGGGCGCTGTGGTCCCCACAACTGCGGCCTTCTGCTCTCTCTACCTCCCCTGCTGGGGAAGATCTTTTTGATCCATTTGGTGAAGATAACGAGGGAACTGTGGAAGTGAAGATAACGAGGGAACTGTGGAAGTGAAGATAACGAGGGAACTGTGGAAGCGGGTGCCTTCTGTTAGTGATGCGACGCCCTCATGTCACACGCGTGAACCTTCTCAGCCACCAACGAAGAAGAGACTCTGATGTGAAGCTCTGGGGGAGGCCTGTGTGGTGGTTGAAAGGctgagctgtgattggtcagcGCTGTGCTGGCACGTGATCACAGTAAGGTCAGCGTGGTCCCTCCCCgacgccccccccacacacacacacttcaaacacacacctttgacTTTGAAGTGCACgttgctgcaggaggagagatgCGTGGTGATACGGTTTGAGGCCAGGGTGGATCCATGCAGGTGGGGATGAGGGCGCACACACGTGGACCCTTCTCTCTCGCCACAAACCCGGGTGCTGCTTttatctgacccccccccccccaaagataAAGCCACACATGCTTCTAAAGGAGTCTTTCATGTTTGtcctcctgcagttcctcagcacGCTGTTCGCTCCTCTCAACTTCatcatggagaaggtggagagcaTCCTGCCGTCCAGCCTCTGGCACCAACTCACCCGCATCTGAACGGGCCCCCCCAGGACGGGGGGGGGCGGCCTCCGCCCAGACTGGAACCCGGAACGTTGCAGCTTAACCTGGACTGACACTTTTTGTGCCAAGAACACTGAGTTCAAACCAAACTGAGGACGTCAGAGGGAGGCATGAAGCAAAACGACAGAAGTGGTTTTGACTTTATTTGATAGGTTtgcattttttttgggggggggggggggggggttcgatCATTTAAAGCTGTTCTTTTGTTGTACAAAAAGAGGTGATCAGATGTCATCATTAAAAagtgagaaggaaaaaaaaaatacaataaaggACTTTTTGTGTATTGCTGCAAtccagcttcttcctgcagCCTTTGATTCAGCCTacaggacagcagggggcgccgaaGCTTCGGGACGGGCGGAACGTCGCTGCAGCTCCCTTTCCCGGTAAATCCTGCCGACCTTTCCTCTTACCAAACACAAATTTACCTGCAGCTATGTGGCACTGAGGGAAATCCTGACTAATAACCTGATCTCTTTCATTTAAACCTCAACTGATGTTAAAGGTACCGagtgtctccctctgctggcagcGAGTGTAATTACACAGGTGGGCTGTAATAATCCCAACTCCTCCCTCTGGGTTTCGTCTCTAGAGAAGAGGACTGATAGGCTGTTTTACATAGGCTGTTTTATCCTCTAGCTAATACCTCTACTGAAGCTCTGCGCCTCTAATCTGATATTGGTACACACCCGAGGGTAAATACAGTGGAATCAAACTCTGACTTTAGTGGCTAGCGAAAACTGGCGTTTACGTGCACAGCAAATGATCTTAGATCCACTCAGTTTAAATCCAGGAGATGAAAGTAATTCTTGTCCTGGACCACCTCGCAACCATgaatctgttgctgctgctgccacctacaGGTGGGGAACGAAACGGCTGAGAAGCCTGAAGTTGGGAATTGATTTAATGCTGGATCGTTTAGGCCCGATTCTGCGGGTCGACCTTCATCCATCAAAGCTAAACGTGAGACCCGACTGTCGGCGGTTGGTTCAAGGCCCCTCTGAGGCCCGGCGGACTTCTGACAACACCACAATGGCTTTCATAGTTTGAGATATTTTCACTGTATTGTGGGTCGACTGTGTGACTCCAAACCACCTCAACTCGATCCACCGGATCAAATTCTACACCACATCATTCCTAAGGACTCGGCCAGGGCCTGAAACCAAGCGCCTGCCCGGAGGCTTTTCTTTTACTTTCGTATGACTGATTGGCCTCGACAGCCTTTGAAATCCCATTAACGATTGGCTGAAGTGGTAACCGATACGTCGGGTCACACAAACTTGTTGTGAAATTCTAATACTCGCCGCTGTGATCGTTTCGGAGGCGTGAGAAACGGCCGATTTGGACGCCAAGCGAAGCATgtggcgccccctacaggcgGAGCAGACAGGTGATCTTTGGAAAATGTGGTGAAATGAGGACTGACCGGCGAGGACCAGTCAGAAGGTCCTTAAGGTAGCTGGGAAAGCCTCAGCCCAGTAGGGAACCAGGAGCCAACACGCGGGCCGGGACGACTGCTGGTTCCGCGGGGGGGGGGCCAGGTCACGTCAGGCCCTTGCAGGTGTGCACGTCCACCTGCTGGTGGCAGTCTCGGCAGAGCACGGCGCAGCACCAGTGGAACTTGCACTCGCACTTGGTGGTGCGGCCGACCCGGGACGTGTCGTAGCCCCGGCCGCAGCACATCACCTCGCAGCCGTCGGTGCCGGGGGACGTCCTGTTGCAGAGGCGCCCGCCGGTCCCCAGCGACCCTGAcgggggagaaaagaggggcTTAGAATCTGAACGTGGGTTTAAAACGCTTCCAGGGTCAAACCTGGGGCGCCGCTTCGAGAGCCGACGCGTCGGACCAGAACTGAGGTTTTGGATCGGTCTTCACGTTCCCATTTGAACTCCGACCGGAGTCGTGTGTGTGCCCGTAGAGGAGGGTTAAAGATGGCAGACGGGTGTCGGGAGGCCCACCCAGTTTAAAATCTAATTCAGATCAAAGCTCATTATCAATAATTAACTCTCAAAGCAGACGGCTCGCTGCCGACCAGgagtcagccaatcagaaccagCATATTGGTaaacaagagtgtgtgtgtgtgtgtgagtgtgagagagagagtgagagagagatgatgaaCGAGAGATGACAGATTGATGAGAGCCGTCAGCCTGCACtcctgctcttcatcagctcttcATTTTACAGGAGCCAGGtatctcactcacacacacacacacacacctacacacacctgaCTGGTTTGTAcataaagggttttttttttacaggcatGCTAAGATTTTGTCGATATCCTCGTGAGCTTCTGGGTATTTTAACACTCTTGGCTTGGAGGGAACCCTGGTGGATGAGCTCAAAACAACCCAGAATTCCATCCCAAAATCGCCTGGTTGCAGACGACACTGCGGCAGTGAGGGTGTAAAGGTTCCAGCTGTTTGGGGGCAGATGTGCAGCCGTTCAGGAATTCGCTTTGTTTACATTCTGCTCCGCTGTGCGAGAGCGGAGCGCCGCTGCAGCGCCCCCTCACCAGGTGATCTGTCTGGGCATGACccgaagccccgcccctttctgGCAGAGCGCCTGCCATCATCCACGAGGTTCTGACATCACGAGTGCCCCCGACAGCCTTCTGTCCCcgcgtgggggggtgggggggtggggggcagagatgAGTTTAGCACCTGATCCTGCTGGGGGCCGTGGGAAATTGATTTCACAGTTTAAAGGGGCAGCGAGGGGCCgccggagtgtgtgtgtgtgtgtgtgtgtgtgtgtgtgtgtgtgtgtgtgtgtgtgtgtgtgtgtgtgtgtgtgtgcgcgcgtgtgtgtgcgtgtgctcaGAGCCTCTGCCAGTCCGTGTCCTCGTCTGGAAATGGAATGTCTGTATTCTGAGAATGATTGAGCATGAGCCTGCATGTCAGAGCGTTTTCATGTCAGAGGAAAGTGCGTTTAAAGTGTGTTTGGACGACTGTTTACACGAGCGCGACCCCCCCCGGCACCACTGATGGAGgctgcatggggggggggtgttaaagtTTAACCTGAATTAATCTGGTGAGGGTTAAGGTCGTTAAGTGAAGacgttctgctggttctgctgtagGATTCAGCCCCATGCGATGCCTCCTAACAGGCCCACCGTgccctcaggtgtgtgtgtgtccgtgtgtgtgtttctggtgaTTTATCGTGATCTGTGGCGTTCTAAGGTTTCAGCCCACAGAAGTGTGTAATGGGTCTTAAACTGGGCGACACCCGATCGCCACGGATCATGTGCCGCCCGACAGGCATCCTCCTCCACTGGGACACGTACGCGGCTTTTTACTCGcgctccctctttctctgcatTCCTACGCAGACCTGTCAGACGTCGACAGCTTAGCTCACCTGCTGCACatttaaatgggggggggggggggggggggggggggggggtaggcaTGCGTCCTAATGCTAGCGTCCAATATTGCAGCCCGACCCACCTGAGTCCTGGTCTCGTACGCAGTAATCTGGCGAGTCCTCCAAGTACACCAGGTCGTTCTTGCCCGGCTGTTTGAAGTGCGCGTGCGCGGTGGTGAACCCGGTGCCGTACTGGTTGACGGCCACCTGCACGGCGCCGTTGTACTTCTTCCGGAGGTGATCGCCGGTGCGTCTGAAGTCGGCCATGGCCGACCAGCAGGTGCGGACGCTGCAGGAGCCGCTGACGCCGTGGCACTTGCACTCCAGCGTCATGAAGCGCTTCACCGCCTGGcggggaggaaagagaagacaggaagtaagtgagcactgagtgtgtgtgtgtgtgtgtgtgtgtgtgtgcgtgtgtgtgcgtgtgtgtgcgtgtgtgtgtgtgtgtgtgtgtgcgtgcgtgtgctgggggctcctcaccttcctcccggCTCGGTTGTTGTGCAGGTTCATCAGCGCCCTGGcgtccctctccttcctctctttggcGTCCACGAAGGCCTGGCTGAAGCGCATGGCGTGGTCCACGTGGTCGCTGCAGCCGCCCCAGCTGAAGGAGCCCTTGGCGTCCCGGGACGAGCCCTTCTTGGCGGGGTCGCAGGAGCAGGAGTCCAGGTCGCCTTGGCTGCAGGCTCGCGCCAGAGCGTAAACCACCCCGGCGGAGGAGAGGGCGTATATGAAGGCCACCTCGCGGCTGCCTGAGGGGCGAGACGCACGTTAGCATCCAGTAGCTCCCCTGTTGGGAGATGGAGCTCAAACATAAAAGGCTTTATCTCATTCATCTGGGATTTGGACTTTCCCCGTCCCGTTGGTACAGCTAAGCCCCGAAAGCCACAAAGAGTCCTGCAGTGTTTTGCCACCACTACCTGTATGAGCCGTGTTTACTGTTGCCATGAAGTGAACAAACGCTTCATCTGCCTCCAAGGCAGATAAACAGCCCCGCTTTACCAGCAAGGCCCCAGCGTGGGAGCCTTATCTCCCTGCACATGTGACCCCGGAGAGATCAGACAGACATCAAAGgctcaggggtgtgtgtgtgtatgttgttgTACATGCTACACAGTGAGGACCAGAACAGGCATTTCACCTGTGAAGTGGGcacattttggttgttttggCATTTGTTACCCTGAAAACCAGCCGATGAATACTGATAAAGATTCTCCTTAGATGCTGCTCCACAAAACGTGCACGCGGATTAGCAGCAACGTGGAGCAAAATGACACTTTCCACTATATCTGGCTGATCGGACGGAGCACAGATCAGAgccctgaagaagaaaagagagcaaaTGTAAAGGTCTGAGAAAGGAAATTAAGAAATTAAGAAAATAAGCAGGTGTTTGTGTTGAGCCTGTCCGATGGGGTCCAGGAGGAGAAGCCACGTGATGCAGGTGGAGAAAAGTCCCGCGTAATTGTCTGAAATGAACCTGCTGCCACGGACAAtaaggagctcctggatgagcaGCGATAATGCTGTGTGACACGGCCCGGCCCGGCTGGGAGGTCTGAATACCACACGGCTGATTAGAGGCCCCGACATGAAACGGAGTCAAAGGATCCGCCTCACAGGTTAAATCTCAGGGCATGGGAGAGGAGCATCAGGACGGAGCTTCTGAGGCCTCTGGACAACACGTCTCTGTCCAGACCTTTGTGCTCTAGATGCTGGGGACCGAGCCGTCcatcagaacctccagaacaTTCGTCTTCTGCTCCGCTGAGAGGGAGCCGACAGCGTCGGAACGCTGCATAAATCACGGCCCCTCAACGAAGATAAACACCGCTAATGATCCCGTGTGCCGGGACTCATTAAATCTGGAGATTTTCTACCATTTTTCTTCTGACTGAGCTGGCGGGGGCGTAATGTGCTGCTGGGGGTCatataaaaaagaaactttCTTTAATGAAATGAACCTAAAACCCTGAAACAAAAATAGAGACGGAGCTCTCAAAACCAGTAAAATAAGCCCCTTTTCTCCCCAAAACTTGGGCTCTTTGTTCTGATGGATGCAGAAGCAGAGGGGACGTTATCTGACCTCTGGAGACCAGAACACGAGAAACTAGGACCTGATGCGCAGGAGTCGCTTAAATCCGCTCACAAACGTCATGAAGGACCAGCGGGACACCAACACACATCTCCGACCTGGAAACGAGCACCTTTGGGGGGAGTTTGGGAGTTTTTCTGAGCGACTTTCTGCACCTCATGCGCGTCTCCATCCATCACGTGACCCAACAAACCCAGCTTTCTTTATCAAACCATCCCCTCCACGAGGCTGATGACATCACGCCACACCTCAAATTTCTGTTTCCTTCTGATGGAATATTAGAAATtccctatttatttatttattttaagaatcGAGTGAGTTTCTGCTCCGACGGACCAAAGCAGACTTTTAAACCCCCCCACGTCACTCACTGCGTAACAGCAGGCGCCCGAACAGGTTGTGATCCCTGGCTGTGGTGTTGCAGTTCCACCGGTGGTTGCGGAACTGGTGCTGGCACTCGGAAATCCAGTCTTTTATCCCGGACCCGATGGCCTGCATCACCTTCGGGTGCTGGCGGCACAGCTGGCGCTGCTTGTTGACCAGCCCGGGAATGTTGTCGCACATCACCTGGGAGCCCAGGGTGCCCATGTACCTGTggggggaacagagagggacCTCAGGTCAACGAGGGATCGTTCGGGGATCCACCGGTTCAGGGATCCACCGGTCCCTAAAGGACGAGGAGAAACATCTGAGGAGTTTTCCTTCTGAGGAATATTCAGAATCACTGCACTCGTGTACCTGTGATGCAGGAAAAGGGGAATTATCTGCTCAGACATCACCTCAGCAGCTGTATCATCCACTCGGACTTTGGAAAAAGAATCTTTGCAAATATCCACAAAGGATGGACGGCAAATAAACAGAAATCATATTGAATTACCTCATCCTGGGGGAAAAATAACACCCGTGCAAATATTCAGCTGGTCAGACTGGAGGATTTCAAAATACACAGCATTTAGTCACTTGATCTCTGTGAAATCTGGGATTTATATTAAAGTTTCCGGCTCGATATCCAGTTCCAGAGCGGAGTGAACGGGACAAATGAGCGGGAGCGCGGCTCAACGCACCATCTCAACATGTTTAAAACCCCCAAAAGAGCAGCGGTAAAACTCACCACCAGGACGCATCGACCTCAGCCGTCAGCCAGCACAGCGCCACGGACACATAAAAGCATATTCCACTTGGCACGAAGTTCATATTATCCAAACTTTGGTCCTTCAAGCATCGGGACGGAACATTTCCGCGAACGGACGAAAAATAAGGGAAGGTCAGAGATGACGGAGCCCTCAAACCATCACCGCGTCACTGATACAACCCGCTGGTCATGGAGTCATGGCCGCGCGGGTGCTGTGCGCGGTGGCGACGCGCTTCTGAGGAGCAACTCTGTTCAGCGCAGCTGATGAGCTATCGGGTTTAAATTGCTCGACACGAGGGGTGGGCTGAGCCCCGTCTCAGGAATGAGGTGAAGAAATGAGACGTCTGAGAGTATCTGTTCGGGCTGGTTTGACACCAGACGGGCTTGGCCCGcgtccaggctgcagctccgcCGGCTGGAGGATTGATGGACTCCACTCGGGCCGCGCCCGCGCGTCACCGACGGGAGCGGACGGGAACGCGTCTACTGCGACGCGCAATGGCTTTCGCGCACCTTTAAAATTCTGTAACTTTAGAGGAATacactaaaaaaataaataaataaataaataaaaccacaggTGCAGCGTCGTTTTCATTTCGTTAGGCCATAAATGGAAGCGGAGCCACACGTGCACGTTTAAACCAAATATTTAGAACGGAACCATCATTTACGCGCAGGTTTCGACCTGCATGACGCATGATTTAAAGCCTTATATAAACTGTGAGGGCTAATACTTGGCCGGGAATGGTGGTTTAAAGGAGAAAATGCAGCACCCAAAGGTGACGCGTCCGTTTCAATCGGATTATCATAAACGCTCTTTTTGAAGTGTCTCGGGGAAATGTGCAGCTCTGTCACCCGACATTTCCCGCATCTTTGATCTGCTTCGGGTGAATCTGGAGGTCCGGAGACCCTGATCAGATGAGATTAATGGACAAATTGGATTGGTTTTCTCCCCCTGATCCCCGTGGAAGAAAAGCGTAAAGCACCAGGGAGGATCAGCGCTTCCATCAGGCGCGACTGTGTTGGTGTAGCGGGAGCGGCACCAACGGAAATCCAATTTAATTGGAATAATTCGTTCACTTCCACACCAAATCGCATTAGGGCCGCTTTTTTGGACAAGTTTCTGACAAACGAATGTCTTTATAAACTCAGATCAAGAACACGACCACAACCGAGCTCCATTTTCTCTAAATCCATATCCAACCATTAGTATTTAAtattaaatgctgttttatatAAAGGCACGATTGGGGACCATATTATCAAGCCAATTATTATATGAATTCAACATTTTATAAGAGGAATTTTACACTCAATATGGGCAAATGAATGATTTGCTTTCGTCTTCTTCCAGATTTTTAGCATGAAGGTTGGAATTTTCTCATCACTTAATCTGCAAATAAATGCAAAGTTACTTAACAAATGGAGTTATTTAGGAGCAACAGCCTCCATGAAGGCGCCTCACATTGCTTCGATGTCTGCTGCAGTCCAAACCCCCAGATTTAAACGACCGTTAGGACATTTTTGGAGCCGAGCAGCTCAGCCTGCGCTCCAAACACCTGTAACAATTATACCTGTCTCCAGACTTAAGCAGTAGCCCAGGCGACGGATGTCCACACAAACCTTTAtttgaaaacaaagagaaaggtTAGAACTTAAATTCAAAGGCGGGTCAATGTGGGAAAAGAGCGTCACTACAGGGAGAACAAAAACGACCCGTCTGGTTCGACATTATCCTACAACGTCCTGAGGAAAGTGAACAGAAGGTGACGTCTGCAGGGTTCAGCAGGGGTTCCTGCAAACCTGCAGGTTGAACTTGCCGCTGGTGGCTCCGTACACGACCAGGAAGCAGGTCGCTCCGAGGACGCTCAGCGCCGCTCTGGACAGGAACCGCATCCTCCAGTAGCTGCGGGATTCCGGCGGAGGGGGCTGACAACTTTCCTCCGTATCATCCAGCTGAAGGAAACAGAGATGGGGATATTCACACAGGAAAGCGGGAACACACACCACATCCTGTGGATTTGGACCGTCACACCTCCACGCCATGACTCGCTAACCTGTCAGAGGAACTTCCTGTGCCAAATCCTCAACGATTCATCGGCCGAGGGGAGAAATGCGACTTGGTCATGGAGGAATAACGCGGCGGTTCAC
The nucleotide sequence above comes from Takifugu rubripes chromosome 9, fTakRub1.2, whole genome shotgun sequence. Encoded proteins:
- the wnt2 gene encoding protein Wnt-2 precursor, producing MNFVPSGICFYVSVALCWLTAEVDASWWYMGTLGSQVMCDNIPGLVNKQRQLCRQHPKVMQAIGSGIKDWISECQHQFRNHRWNCNTTARDHNLFGRLLLRSSREVAFIYALSSAGVVYALARACSQGDLDSCSCDPAKKGSSRDAKGSFSWGGCSDHVDHAMRFSQAFVDAKERKERDARALMNLHNNRAGRKAVKRFMTLECKCHGVSGSCSVRTCWSAMADFRRTGDHLRKKYNGAVQVAVNQYGTGFTTAHAHFKQPGKNDLVYLEDSPDYCVRDQDSGSLGTGGRLCNRTSPGTDGCEVMCCGRGYDTSRVGRTTKCECKFHWCCAVLCRDCHQQVDVHTCKGLT